The genomic interval TTTAGTATTAAAGAAAGCAGCATGATTAAGACTACTATAGGGTTGGCCATCACTTCTAGTTCTGATTCTGCCATTATGTGATAGACATTTGATCGTTTATTCAGCAATCCCTGTGTTCTGGATGCAGTGCTGATGGGTAGTGCAGTGTGAAGGCAGTTCTTGCTCTCCTTTACAAATGCTAGATGAAAACCAATACAGTGCTGGATGAAAGAAGGGTACAAGATAAATCTACGTGACTTAAGAATAGCTGGTTGTTGGTCAGTTTTGACAATAAGTAGCTGAGAGACCACCCTTAAGCCATGCTATTTCACTTTCTCGTTCTCAGTTTCTTCCTCCACAGGATGAGAAAATCTGGGCTATGTAAATTCATAAAGTCCTTTTTAGTTATAAAATGCTGATGACGGGTAGGAGAGCATGGTAGTTTAGAATTTAGAGTCAaactgcctgagttcaaatctaATTTCACTACTTACTAGTTATATTCATCTTTGACCAGTTACTTTGTACCTCAATTTGTCATCTCTAaagtagagatttttttttctgacctcaCCAGGGCCACAGCCCTGCAATTGCTGAATTCTGActacgggaccaccagggaagtcctataaagTAGAGATATTTAATAATATCCATCTCTGAGGTtgtgtaagaattaaatgagacaaaattTGTTTAAAACGGGACCTTGTATCCTAATCATCCAGTATTAACTATTGTTGTTAGTATTATAGCCATACCTGTGAGGAACTAATTTCAGTATGCTTCAgtgtcttcatttctgttatgAAAATGATCTTTGTgtgtaaataaaacattaattagattcaacaaatatgtacatATTGAGATATATGAAAGGTAAGTTAAACAGTCTGCATGGTATAAGGGAAAGAATTCAGTTGACTTTGGTGTGAACAAGTTGACTTTGGTTACTCAGAAACTGGTTCCACTAGTTACCATTACATGTAATAGTAATTTCTCTAAATTACTTTTACTCATTAGTGAAATAGAGCTGCTAATAAGTACCTCCCTAAGAGGTAGTAATAATGGTGatgactttattttattaaactcATCAGTAACAGCATTGTAATCAATTCAACAGTAGTTTTTCTGGTAGTTCTTCTGAGTTTCTCAGAATTAACAGAAAGCACAATGCCAAAACACAGTTCTGAATCAGCAGCTCTTCAAGGGCCAAAAGCCAGGAAATCAAAGTttttataacctttttttttttaatggtgcaTCCTTCAGATTTAATGTGTCGTGGCTTATCATGCACACAGACAATATCCTATCCTAGTTCATTTCAGCTGCCAGTTAAAACAAGGAAAGTAATGTCTTCAAAGAAAAAGTGTGTGCCTCTTCACTTCCCTCAATCTGTTGGATCTGTTGGTCAAGTAAATGTACAGCCTAAACTTACCCCTTTTCTCTGCCTTTGAGCCCAAAAGATTCTGACAGGGATCTGTAGGGCTAGTGTTAAGAAATTGCAATTTTATTTGTGGgtactgatttttcatttttgaacagTTTACTTCCCTCCTCTGATGTATCCTTAAGATGAAATATGGGGATATAAGTGGTACATATCAGAAAGTGAAAGGtacaattgaaatttaaaaacaagaatatttcCTCCTTAGAAAATAAGGAGAGAGCTTTTGCTGACAGGACATTTCAGATGGAGCTGTTTCATGTGGTTGTAGTATATGACATTTTCTAGTTTGATATTTGACCAGAACATGACCTTGATTTTTCCTCTCAGTGGATGAGCAAGAAGTCACTGACTCTAAACCAGAGTCCAGTGAATGTGAATGTCCTGCGAAGCCTGACGTGAAAGATGATTTGTTGGATTCTGCTGCTGCAGGCACTTCTGTTTCTGAGAAGTCACCGCGTAGTCCACAACTTTCTGATTTTGGACTTGAGCGGTACATCGTATCCCAAGTTCTACCAAACCCTCCCCAAGCAGTAAACAACCAGAAGGAAGAGCCAAAAATTTTAACTCCATTTTCCAAATACTCACTAGTAAAAACTCCAAAATGTGCACTAAAGATGGATGATTTTGAGTGTGTAACTCCTAAATTAGAACACTTTGGTATCTCTGAATATACTATGTGTTTAAATGACGATTACACAATTGgacttaaaaatgtgaaaactaacAGGTAAGCAGCTTTcttaaaaggaatattttatcTAACTTTCTAAAtcttttgtatttattgattttttttccccctagaagaAATCTCTCTCAGACAATACCTTTCTTTCAAAGGTTTCCGGGTACTTCATATGTCAAACTTCTCTGAATCACCAATCCCATCAGTAAAGTGTGAGCTATTAGTTTCCTTGGTTTAGAAGATATAGAAGATTTTGAATAATAGTCTGAAAACACTTGGTATTTGATGGGATAGAGAAGGGGggatgaaataaaaactaaaattacttaaaaaaaaaaaaagaagtggggagAATTGTTTCCATATGGAAACTTGGGAAGAAAAGAGGATCTAGGATAGAGCACAGGTTTCTGATTTGTTGCCTGAGATGACATTCAGGAACTGAAAGAATACCTGCAGCTTGGGGGTCCctggagaaaaatggcaacccactccagtgttcttgcctagaaaattccatgggcagaggagcctggcaggctacagtccatgaagttgtagagtcagccatgactgagcacagcttGGAGGTAAAGGTGTTGAGTTTCTTTATATGTTGGTTTTGAGGTACTCTTAAGCTTAGATATTGAAATACGAATTTGAAGCACAGTGATGAATTCCATGCTATACTGAAGAGATATGGGAGTGATCTGTATGGAAGTGGTaattaatgttaaaatgaaaataccaCATATCAAAGTACCACTCAAATGCATATCTTTAAGAACTGTagttattaaaaaaggaaaataaacattcaaCTTTAAAGTGTCAGAAAAAAACAATTGGAGAAAAGAGACGGGAGTATTTGGAAACTCATAAAATACAAGTTTCctatgattcaaaaaaaaaaataggataattTCAATGGATGTCAAGAATTTTATGAAATTAGACACCTGTTCTTCATTTAAATTGTTTGGTTAACTCTCAGTAGAAGGATACTTCATTAATGTAATAATGTGAATATCTGACTTAATAGTGAAGCTGTCATCATTATTAAACAtcattggttttattttgtttttgttttttttaacattgttctTGATGTTGTAACCAatgtaatgaaataaatattaccGTGATGTATTTCTAGGCCATGTTTTGTACCTGGGCAACTTGAGAAAGGCACAGCTAAAATTTGTAGAAGCTTATGTAAGACTTATTTTATATAAGTATGAGATAACTACTTAAGATAATATGCTTTcctatattttattataactagTTGGTAAATACAGGGGAAAAGTCattaaaattctcaacaaaaaagtaaaatactccTGCAGTTGTATGTGAAAGACCTATGTGAATAAAACCACTGAACATTTCTGAAAATTAGAATGAGAAAGTATACCATGTTCCTGCGCAGAATGACTGAATATTACTAAGATGTTTAATCATATCAAGTTAATTTATGGATAtcatgtaattaaaataaaaccgtaggttttttttttttcctctaaggtGGAGCATGAGGGATGTGTGAGAAAACTATTCAAATGATTTGGAATAATAAAAAGTAAGGATAACTAagaaactaatgaaaaataaCAGTAATGAGGGGATTTAACTtactagttatttttaaatatataaagctaCAATAAGTAAAACAGTATCAAATTGTGACAGAATGGACCTATTGCAGAAACAGAATAGCCCAGAAACAGCCTCTAATTTACCTAAGAATTTAATATATACTGAAGATGTTTTTCAAGTAAAGATTATTCAGTAAATTACACTAGGACAGTTTGTTAATTGAACTATTTTATTGTATTCAGTGATGTTCTTTTTTATAACTATATTTCATACATCTGGGTAATTGGCTAGAACAACTTTAATAAGATGGCAGGGTCAGTCTTAGTCTAAACAATGTTCATAATCTCTGTATACTGGTATAAAACTCCACTTTATGATTTTGAAACCAAGAGCTAACAGTTTCTATATTTGAACCAAGGAGTTGAACTCACAGCTTTCCTTGAAgtcagttatttgttttttttttggactgtgtggcatgcaggatcctactTCCCCTActtgcgccccctgcagtggaaaaagcagaatcccaaccactggaccaccaggaaattccctaagtcaaagatttttaaacacttttaagTCAAAGCTGCCAATACAAAATAGTTCTTAACCTTTTTTGAGCTATggatatacatttaaaaaagaaaagaaaaaagatttccaTGGAATTTATCTTCCATAAAACATAATTGAATGTCCAGACTTAATGATATATAATaaggttaaataattttccagagatttaatattaactttttttaacTCTAATATTTCCCTATGAATCATACCAGTGAGACCATAGAAACAGAACCAGTGCCCAGTGATAATGTCTTTGCCACTCCTGGCCTCATAACCCAGCCGTTGGGAAAAAATGGTAAGTATGAATTTCAGGTTATTTCTCAGCCATACTCTTTCCAGACTATCTTTGTACAATAAATGGTGCTATCACCTAAGACATTCTAATAGCCTTCTGCATCTTCTCGGTTCATAATACTGAATTATATAAAGTACCATTATATAAAGTACCATTCAGGTTCAGTATGATTTCATACAAGAGAAatacagttttctgtttttcacacTCTTCCTGATTGTATTCAGTATTTTTGAGCTTGTTTGTTaacattttaacttaaaatataaatattcactcACCAATCTTTAATATAGAGCCaatagtatttttttgtttgaatttagCTTCAGCTGATTGATTAGAGTTCTAGATTATCTTTCTTACATAAACCACACCCAGAATACATCAACTATCATTTCagattttggattttttaatagtagaaaaacttaaaatattttcatctagtGTTTTCACATTTGTCCCAGCAAACATGAAAACATTGgcttttatgtaaatataaaattgaaaatccTAGAGTTTTATGATTTTGAATAATTGTATATAATCATCTAATCTATACCAAATTTATTGGGAAACTTTTTAAGGTAACTATATCCTGTCAAGTCTTTAAAGTTTTGGACATATTTTCAGAAAAGTTCTCTTTCTGTGCTAATTTCACTGACTTCTTACTAAATTAACAAGTACTGATGGCATAAACAAGTTTGAAAAAATACAACTGACTCATAGTAAACTGAGCTCAACTTATAAGAGCATGTTGGTTAAGTGTAAGCTTGTTAATAGagccatattttatttgtttcttaagggatagttgtttagtcattaggtcatgtccaactctttgtgaccccatggactgtagcccaccgggctcctctgtccataggattttctaagcaagaagactggagtgggttgccatttcctcctccatgggatcttcctgacccagggatcaaacctgcatctcctgcattggcagccagattctttaccactgagctacctgggaatcaCTTACTTAGTCTAGAAAATGCTAAAATGATACTATAGAGTGGCTGTTCTGGTTTACTCTCTCCAACATTGTTTGAATTCCTGTGTCTCCCATCTTTTCTAGCATTTGATGATTAGACTAGGTAAAATTTTGCCTGTATAATCATTTTGCTAAcatatttacttttctctctaATATTTAAGGTTTCTTTCACACTTTATTACAGACAGCAAATCTCTCTTTGAATGCATGGCTTCTAGGATCTCTTTTTTGTTCCAATGGCTGTTTTTCCATCCCTGACTAATCAAGTAACTTGTAGTTACTTACTATAGCTTTAGAGTAAGCCCTAATATCTTGGAAGGCAAGTGACCTTCctgacctcttcctcctcctgtttCATCTGCAGAAATTTGATTTTCCCATAAAGGTCTTACAcagtttttaataaatttatatgtaGGTATAGTTTTGTTGCTattgtaaaatatattctttttcaaatatagtttttattgtttgtagagctTATACTAGAACTGTTCATTTTTGTGCATTACATTTGCACCTTGCAACCTTGCTAAGCTTTTATTAGTGCTaatccctggtgactcagatggtaaagaatctgcttgtaattcaggagacatgggtttgatccctgggtcaggaagatcccctggaggagggcatggcaatccactccagtattcttgcctggagaattccatggacagaggagcctgacgggctacagtccatgaggtcgcaaagagttggacacaactgagcgactaacactttgaactTTGAATGATAATTAGATTGTGAATATGACAGTTTTTTTTCCAGTCAAGTACACACTAAAGTTAGAATATTTTaagttatgaaaaataaagtgtacaGTTGATACTGacaaattttataaaagttaaagTCTTTTAGATCTGTATTTTCATGCCCTTGTATGTCTCTTCTAGatgctgagcacacacattctcCCTTGGCACCTACATTCTGCACTCCTGGTTTGAAAGTCCCTTCTACAAAGAGCAGCACAGCTATGGTAAACATCCATCCCTAGTGAATCAGACATACTTATTTCCAGACTCAGTCAGTCTGTTTAGAATACATAGGCTGCAGTAGCCTTAGGGAGTGTATTTAGTATTTCCAGAGGATCATTTGGCAGCATGTATCCAgagctttccatttttttcacaccCTTTAACCAGAATTTATTCTCAGGCATATTGGGGCAGAGATTTATAACAGTAAAGtaatagcattattcataagagcAGAACATGGGAACAAATGTCAAATgataaaggggggaaaaaggcACATTAAGGAAATCCATAAGATCCAGTGTCATGTGGCAAGCATGTTTTTGAAAAACAGATAAGAACATAGAATGTCTTCAAGAAAAATTTAACGATGTGGACAgtgatatgtatgtgtatgtacacacgtacacacatatatattttaaggaaGAAGACTGGATAGAAACACCAAAATGGGTGATTCTTATACCTTTTATTCCAAAATTTTCCCAGTGAACAAATGTACTACATACGCAAAATCTCATCCCTGGGTCAAGTTACACACACTTAGAAAACCAGTCTGGTAGAGGGGGCTGTCAGCGGATCCTCCAGCAGTGATGAAAATGGTCTATACTGTGTGCTCTCCAGCTGGGAGTCAACTACTGAGCACATGAAATGTGTCTAGTGCAGCTGAGGCACTcactttcaggttttttttattttattaatgtataattGCACCATGTGCCTTGTGGTAATCCTCTGTGTTCCTGGCCATGTGGAAGGCACCCCCTCAGTGTTCCCTCTGCCCCTGGGGAGACAGGCCAGGTCAGTGGGAATGGGCCACTACCTCCCTGGCAGAGCTCATCATCGCTACGACTCTGGCCTGGCCAGTATAGAGTTGCCCGAGTCTAGGTGGTGAATCCATCTAAATCTGGGGCTCAACCAGTCAGTCTGCTTAGCCTGCACATGCAATCCTCCCTCAGCCCTGAGTAATGAACATGGCACTCTGTCCTCCCCATGCCCTTTCTTTGTGTCCTTGATTGTATTTAGTTCTCAGTCAGGGAAGAGGGGGTCACTTTGGGCTTCCTTAGAGATCCCAACAGAGCTAACAATTGATGAACAGTTTTTATCACTGTTACTTTATACCCCCATaatttaatgatttctttttattcaatAGGTTTCCACAAACAGTTCATCGAATGACTTAGAAACGAAAGAAAGTACATCATTAGTTTCAAATTCAGACGAGTGCTTTGAGAATTTTGCAGATCCCTCTTCTCCTACAATTTCTTCTTACGAGAATCTGCTCAAAACACCTACACCTCCAGAAGTTACTGTGATTCCAGAAGATATTCGTCAGGTTATTTTTCTAGGCTactgttttggtttatttttcctgCAAAAAGACCTGAAATGGATATAAACTGTATTATTTATCAGGCTAATGTGCTGGTGTGGATCTAAATCTTAATTCTGGCCTGTTAAGCCCATCTAAGCTGGCTAAGGCTCTTCAGAGCTGAGCTGTAATGTCACCATACTTTTGTGCCCTCATAAGGCATTTTCTCCTTAATTTAATGTTCTTAAAtgtgttcttaaaatattttctaatgattGTTCAAATGTGATCACCTTGGTAACCATGTCTCCTCTGAGGTTTCTGGCAAGATCAGAAATGTCATTTACCCTTTGGTTCTCCATTGTTGGAGAACTCTGAATAACTTGAATCAGGAACTTGAGATGTCCAGATGTCTTGGACCTCAGTTTGAGAAGCACTTGTTTAAATATGTTGGaatatctgattcttttttttgtgACCTCCacatggcttgcagaatcttagttccctgagcagggattgaacccaagctccagcagtggaagtgctaagtcctaaccactggaccgccagggaagtcccatagaatATCTGattctttatttgttttgttttttatttttttatctgatTCTGTAGTACAACATAATTTACCAGCAGTCTGTTGGGCTGGTTTATAACAACTACTTTCTCCACCAAGTAACCACTCTGATTCTTTGAGCATCCCTGCTTAATAAAGGTTAGTGTTCAGCAGTTATTGCTTAGGCAAATAGAATTCTTAATAACCATTCTAGAAACCTTCCTAGCTAATGGAGAAGGAGAATACTTGGGGAAATACCCAAATGCCATTGGAAGGGACTCATGCAAAGATATCAGTAAAGCATTTGCTTTCCTGGCATTATAATAAGTTGAGGAAGGAGCATTTCCTGTCTATAGCGTCATACACAGTCTCCACTTTGCCATAGTGCCTTCTCTCTATTTCTGTGTTAAAGGAGGGAAATGTTGTATTTAACATTATCAGCTCTTTATGAAAAATCATAGTTGATACTTTAGGTTCTTCTTTGTATAATCTTTCCTTTGAGCATCTTTATCTATCTTTATCAGCATCTGCTGATCTTTCCTTTGAGCATCTTTGTAAGGCTTGATTTGCTCTTGGGGCTGCCCTGGTGCTTGCTTCCTTTGACCTGTGGTACATTCAGAAGCGTTCCAGCCTGTATGCCCAAGCTCACTCTCTAATGTCTCCATCTCTTCTGCGCTGTGGAATTGTCTATGCTGCTAAACATTCTGCTTCAAATAACCcctattttcacattttccttgACCTTTACTGACTGTTTTATAAAGGCTTCAGATTTATGTTGTTTGTATGACATGGTAAAAGGAGTTTGCTTTCTTTTAGATTTTATCAAAATACAACTCAAACCTAGCATCTCCAGTAGCAGTTAGAGCGGTGCCACCCAGCAAAATGTTCCTTCCTCATCGTGGACAGAATGTGCAAGATGCCAGCAACAAAGAAAACTGGTGAAGGTGAGTATGTTCCCATGTTATCTGAGGAGAACATTGAAAAGTTCACATTGGGATGGTGAGTAAACATCTGGAGTTGACACTTGCAGCTTAGGACACAACCTAGAGTTCGTGTTCCCTATGTCTCCAGCTCCCACACTAGCCCCCTGGACGATGTCGCTGGGAGTTCATTCCCAATTGTATTCTGAGTGTGAAAACAGAGGTCTTCAGTGTCGTGTCATTTGCCTTGTTGAAGGCTACTGGTTATatccaactgattttttttttattgtatcttCCTACAGAAATGATAGTGGATCCGTCCTTCCATTATGGAAACTGAACAGAATGAGATGAATGCAAATCTGGTCTCACTTTGTTTTCAACATCCCTATGTCATCCCCCTTTTGAAAAACCAATTCATGTTAAAGATGAGTATGGAGACTAATAGCATAAAGTGCTTTTTATTAAGTTTGATGTAATCTAACCTGtgcagttcagctgctcagttttGAAAGATCATTACTATTTCACTGATTTCAAGTTTACCCTGCCTCATGGAACTGTGTGGTTTAAGTAATATTAGGAAGCaggataaataatttttgaaatttaaacatTACTGTTTGCCACTCAAATGAGGCCACCTTCAGTCTTCTCGGGGCTGGACAGTTGTTGATAGAGCTGGACTTCTTCCTTGGGGTTAGCTCTGCCCACTGTCTCCTCATGACTGTCCCAAGTCTTCTACATCTTTTATTTTAACAATGTTCTTTGAGACACTGTGGTTTACAAAAGACAGCCTAAACTGATGTAGGAAAAAAGGAATTTATAGGCCTAGGTAGCTATACTGAAGGGGGTGTCTAACATTTGGACTTAAGACACTCACCTGCTTTCGTCTCAGGATGGGTGTTTTCCTCTAAATTGTCAGTTTCATCCTCTcaagtcagctcttcccagcaCATGATTGCAACCTCCCCAGACCTCCATCTAGCTTGGCACCCAGCAGAGCCCAAGCTTCACCCTCTGGAAGCTGCTCGGCATTCTCCTGAGTGGGTGCTCCTCTCTGGACTGTCAGCTGTGCCTGTGGACCTGTCTCTTGAGagcaccaggctaccctgtccatggagttcaaGAGCATTATGATTGAAGTCAAGCTGATTCAGCAAAGATTATCCTCTTTTATGGTTGTGCCTTGAAAGTCAAATGGGAAGACGTGTCACGTTGTGTCTCTTCATTTCGTCAGAAAATTGTCACTGAAGAACAACTTATTCTTTGTTCTAAGAACTACTGAGtagttataatttaaattttgctaaataaaatgttaaattcaaGATACTTAATCTTGCTTTTCAAGGTAAGCTCTGGTCAATCTTATAGTATATGAGGCTAACTCCCGAACTGTATCAACCTTTTATACACTGTTTACTGTGGCTCAGTGTTTTTAAGTCCACAGAGTGGATAGGATTGCTTAAGGAGGAGTGAGTATATTCACAACGTACCTAAGGACTGAATCCTGGAGTTCTCATTTTAGAAGATGGAAAGAGGCAGAAAAATCTAGCAAAAGAGATGGAGAGGCAGCCAGGGAAACAGGAATAAAGTATTTCAAGGAGAGTGATCAATTCTGTCAGTATTGTTGAGAATCCAagtaaaaaaaagacaattaccACTGAACTTGTTAAAGTCACTGTTACTGACAGCATTGATGAATTCTCACAGAGTGCTCAGGATGAGTGTCTGGAGTTGGGTAGAGAGGttggaggtgaggaagcaaagacAGTGAACTGAGATGGTTCTTTTCATGAGTTTTATTcaagaagggagagaagaaatggTGTGGCAACCAGAGGGGGTGTGAGTGAAACAGGAATGTTGGAGATGGGACATAAAAAACATTATATGAAACACTTCCTGTGGCCTGCTGGTTGTCCCCACTTGTCTTGTAAGGGCCTTGCAAATTGAGCTTGTCTGGAATTTTTCTTCCCCTGGCTCTCACCACTCTCCTGTGATCCTAATTTCTGTTCCTTAGAACTAGGCTACTTCTGGCTTATCAGGCTTCAAACGTGACCCTTCAGTGTTTTCCCATTGCTCCTAAGATGAACCCAAGGTCCCACGACTGCCCGTGTGTGGCCTGACCCTCGGTCACTCTCCATCTCCTCTTGCAAAGGTCTAACAAGCAGGGCCACAGTCCCTGACCACACAGGTCAGGGCTGGCACATGACTGACATGAGATCTAAGAGCCAGTTCTGGGCCTTTGGGGAACTTGCGGGAGAGCAGCATGCTTTTCTGGGTGTGCCAAGATGAACACCCAGAGCTGCAAGGGGTGAGTCCACCTGAGGAGGGGCTGCTGCTAAAGCTCCCACAGAAGACTTGTGACTCCACCTCTTCAGGTAAGTGGTTCATAAATCCAtcttccacccccaccctgcacctCCGTTTCCTTGTTACATGAAACTCTTACCAGTGTTGGCTTATCTGCTTCAGGTCTCAGATTAAAAGTCATTCTTATCAAAGATTTTAACCATTTTCCCAGTCAGCACCCCATTCTCATCCTTTATAGAACTTGGTAGAATCAAAGCTCAGTGGGGACAAGGAGCTCACTGGCTCCCTTGTTCACTGTTACACTGGCACCTGCCAGCCTGGAAGGTCCTAACTGGGCTAGGCGTGGTACATTCATTAAATTCATCAACccgttgaattttttaaaagtaacccCTAGCGAATAGGTGCTAGCATTTCCATTTGGCCCATGAGAATGCTGAGGCCTTAATGATGGACTTTTCTTTCCAtgtcccatttccctccccaggcCTTGCTGACTGCACCTGGGGTGTACCCCTTCCCCTCCATTCTCCACCATGCCCCAACCTCCTCACCTTCATCTCCAGCCAGACTCCGGGAAAGCACCTGATGCTTCAATGCCTTTGTTGACACCACACCCTTAATCTACTGGGAACCCCTGTGGGTGCTGAACAACCTCA from Cervus canadensis isolate Bull #8, Minnesota chromosome 9, ASM1932006v1, whole genome shotgun sequence carries:
- the SKA3 gene encoding spindle and kinetochore-associated protein 3, with the protein product MDPIRGFCGKLRSLAVTLDSETARLQRALDGEDSEDFEDCPMRVLHDLNSEVRILKDDVNILLDKANLESQENIGFIKATKILMKKNSMDIMKIKEVFQKYGYTPPAKKNSVDEQEVTDSKPESSECECPAKPDVKDDLLDSAAAGTSVSEKSPRSPQLSDFGLERYIVSQVLPNPPQAVNNQKEEPKILTPFSKYSLVKTPKCALKMDDFECVTPKLEHFGISEYTMCLNDDYTIGLKNVKTNSETIETEPVPSDNVFATPGLITQPLGKNDAEHTHSPLAPTFCTPGLKVPSTKSSTAMVSTNSSSNDLETKESTSLVSNSDECFENFADPSSPTISSYENLLKTPTPPEVTVIPEDIRQILSKYNSNLASPVAVRAVPPSKMFLPHRGQNVQDASNKENW